Proteins found in one Leptolyngbya sp. CCY15150 genomic segment:
- the bchI gene encoding magnesium chelatase ATPase subunit I, which produces MSSTVSAPPVSTPPRRAVFPFTAIVGQEEMKLALLLNVIDPKVGGVMIMGDRGTGKSTTIRALADVLPEIEVVADDPFNSDPYDASLMSDEVQDRFNRQEALPAARKKVPMVDLPLGATEDRVCGTIDIEKALAEGVKAFEPGLLAKANRGILYVDEVNLLDDHLVDVLLDSAASGWNTVEREGISIRHPAKFVLVGSGNPEEGELRPQLLDRFGMHAEIRTVKDPALRVQIVEQRSEFDQDPQAFLTDYADAQTELQQKLIQAQQLLKSVTIDHDLRVNISQACAELDVDGLRGDIVTNRAAKAIAALEGRTEVTVNDIQRVIVLCLRHRLRKDPLESIDSGYKVNKVFSRIFGLPDPDEAAHLNGAVR; this is translated from the coding sequence GTGTCTTCAACTGTTTCTGCACCTCCCGTTTCTACACCACCTCGTCGCGCTGTCTTTCCATTCACGGCCATCGTGGGTCAGGAAGAGATGAAGTTGGCGCTGTTGCTCAACGTCATCGATCCCAAAGTTGGCGGTGTGATGATCATGGGCGATCGCGGCACTGGAAAGTCCACCACGATCCGCGCCCTAGCTGACGTACTCCCCGAGATTGAAGTAGTAGCTGACGATCCCTTCAACAGCGACCCCTACGACGCCAGCCTCATGAGCGATGAGGTGCAAGACCGGTTCAATCGGCAGGAAGCCTTGCCTGCAGCTCGCAAAAAAGTGCCTATGGTAGACCTACCGCTGGGCGCAACTGAAGACCGAGTCTGCGGCACCATTGATATTGAAAAAGCGCTGGCGGAGGGTGTCAAAGCCTTTGAACCAGGACTGCTGGCCAAGGCCAACCGGGGCATCCTCTACGTGGATGAAGTCAACCTGCTCGATGACCACTTGGTAGACGTGCTGCTCGACTCCGCCGCCTCGGGCTGGAATACAGTGGAGCGGGAAGGCATTTCCATTCGCCACCCGGCCAAGTTTGTCCTAGTGGGCTCCGGCAACCCCGAAGAAGGGGAACTGCGCCCCCAATTGCTCGATCGCTTCGGCATGCACGCCGAAATTCGCACGGTCAAAGATCCGGCGCTGCGGGTGCAGATTGTGGAACAGCGATCGGAATTTGACCAAGACCCCCAGGCCTTCCTCACCGACTATGCTGACGCTCAAACCGAACTCCAGCAAAAGCTCATCCAGGCCCAGCAGTTGCTCAAATCCGTCACCATCGACCACGACTTACGGGTGAATATTTCCCAAGCCTGCGCAGAGCTAGATGTGGACGGTCTCCGGGGCGATATTGTCACCAACCGCGCCGCCAAGGCGATCGCTGCCCTGGAAGGTCGGACGGAAGTGACCGTTAACGATATTCAACGGGTGATTGTTCTCTGCCTGCGCCACCGTCTGCGGAAAGATCCGCTAGAATCCATCGACTCGGGCTACAAGGTCAACAAAGTCTTTAGCCGCATCTTTGGCCTACCGGATCCCGATGAAGCCGCTCACCTGAATGGAGCTGTACGCTAA
- the ruvC gene encoding crossover junction endodeoxyribonuclease RuvC, which translates to MTRRILGLDPGLAILGFGAIACDASQDRDAASSISVLDFGVIQTPAKTAVGDRLCTIYDDLHHLLNQWQPDLVAIEKLFFYRMGNTILVAQARGVIMLVLAQHQVPFIEFTPAQVKQALTGYGNADKHEVQEAVARELDLDTIPRPDDAADALGLAIAAWFQRED; encoded by the coding sequence ATGACGCGGCGCATTCTAGGACTTGATCCTGGGTTAGCCATTTTGGGGTTTGGGGCCATTGCCTGTGACGCCAGCCAAGACAGAGATGCCGCTTCTAGTATCTCTGTCTTGGATTTTGGCGTGATCCAAACACCGGCCAAAACCGCAGTGGGCGATCGCCTTTGTACCATCTATGACGACCTGCACCACCTGCTCAACCAATGGCAGCCCGATTTAGTAGCCATTGAAAAACTCTTTTTCTATCGCATGGGCAACACCATTTTGGTGGCCCAAGCCCGAGGGGTGATCATGCTCGTGCTGGCCCAGCATCAGGTGCCCTTCATAGAATTTACCCCCGCTCAAGTCAAGCAGGCGCTCACCGGCTACGGCAATGCCGACAAGCATGAGGTACAGGAAGCCGTCGCCCGAGAGCTAGACCTCGACACCATTCCCCGTCCCGATGATGCCGCTGATGCTTTGGGATTGGCGATCGCCGCTTGGTTTCAACGGGAGGACTAA
- a CDS encoding TIGR03960 family B12-binding radical SAM protein, whose translation MAIAVESLITPNIARPARYLGNELGAVHKPWQSAHIRWVLTYPEVYEVGASNLGHIILYSIINAQPRQLCDRAYLPAPDLAAALRDSQTPLFGVESKRSLPEFDILGFSLSYELGATNILEMLDLAGIPLTWQARQADGDWNVEQGSYPLIFAGGQTATSNPEPYADFFDFIALGDGEELLPEIGLILDEGKAAGLSRTELLLDLAQVPGVYVPQFYDMADDGSVHPNRPDVPPRILRRVATPIPAYSIGLVPYVETVHDRLTIEIRRGCTRGCRFCQPGMLTRPARDVAPEQVVDAIETGMRATGYNEFSLLSLSCSDYLALPALGVELKNRLKDDNISLSLPSQRVDRFDENIGNIIGGTRQSGLTFAPEAGTQRMRDIVNKGLTNEELLRGVKSAYEQGWSKVKLYFMIGLPGETDADVLGIAETIRWLKRECQNKHRKPLNFNVTISNFTPKPHTPFQWHSVSTTEFSRKRSLLHDEFRTIRGLKVNFTDVRISAMEDFVGRGDRRLGAVVRRAWELGAGMDAWWESLDRAFEAWTTAIDEAGLSWKYRQVEQGEWNIFADEQHPSEQGSTNLEAPLPWDHIDTGIDKQWLIDDLQRALEAATVPDCSFDGCSHCGVCGTDFGHNVVVPPPPIPDFAGHFVPNTARQQRIRLWFGKQGTMALLSHLDLVRLFDRALRRAALPISFTGGYHPGPRISPANALPLGATSSSEIVDFELTQPMPAEDFQAALAAQLPADLPIYRAEAVPLAAGAATQLLEQAEYYVWVSADTTAGQDPDWSSWISAVCSASELTMNHTTKSGKTKLVNLRDRLHELEWVSPQSESVPNAIPQRLTDSSLAILRYRGSCRNDGTLLRPEHLVVMLEQVASCPVHLHHAHRNQLILSDASSSNTRSNPPSEI comes from the coding sequence CGTTATCTTGGCAACGAACTCGGCGCGGTGCATAAACCTTGGCAGTCTGCCCATATTCGCTGGGTGCTGACCTACCCCGAGGTGTATGAGGTGGGTGCATCTAACCTCGGGCACATTATTCTTTACAGCATTATCAACGCCCAACCTCGGCAGTTGTGCGATCGCGCCTACCTACCCGCCCCAGACCTAGCCGCCGCTCTGCGCGATAGCCAGACACCGCTGTTTGGGGTTGAGTCAAAGCGATCGCTCCCTGAGTTTGACATCCTTGGCTTCAGCCTCAGCTATGAGCTAGGAGCCACCAATATTCTAGAAATGCTGGACTTGGCTGGCATTCCTCTCACCTGGCAAGCACGACAGGCTGACGGTGATTGGAACGTTGAGCAGGGCAGCTATCCCCTCATTTTTGCAGGAGGGCAAACCGCTACCTCCAATCCCGAGCCCTACGCCGACTTTTTTGACTTTATTGCCCTCGGTGACGGGGAAGAGCTCCTGCCAGAAATTGGTCTGATTTTAGACGAAGGTAAAGCCGCTGGGCTCAGCCGGACGGAGCTGCTGCTCGATCTGGCTCAGGTGCCAGGGGTTTATGTACCGCAGTTCTACGACATGGCCGACGACGGCTCGGTGCATCCCAATCGCCCCGACGTGCCGCCGCGGATCCTGCGCCGGGTTGCCACCCCCATTCCCGCCTACTCCATCGGGCTGGTGCCCTACGTGGAAACGGTTCACGATCGCCTCACCATTGAAATTCGCCGGGGCTGCACGCGCGGCTGTCGTTTTTGCCAGCCCGGCATGTTAACCCGTCCCGCCCGAGATGTAGCGCCAGAGCAAGTTGTAGACGCCATCGAAACGGGCATGAGAGCCACGGGATACAATGAATTCTCCCTGCTCTCCCTGAGCTGCTCCGACTACCTAGCGCTGCCGGCCCTGGGCGTTGAGCTGAAAAATCGCCTCAAGGACGACAATATTTCTCTATCCCTGCCCAGCCAGCGGGTCGATCGCTTTGATGAAAATATTGGCAATATCATCGGCGGCACCCGGCAAAGCGGGCTCACCTTTGCTCCAGAGGCCGGCACCCAACGGATGCGCGACATCGTCAACAAAGGGCTGACCAATGAAGAACTGCTGCGCGGCGTGAAATCCGCCTATGAGCAGGGTTGGAGCAAGGTGAAACTCTATTTCATGATCGGTCTGCCAGGGGAAACCGACGCCGATGTCCTCGGTATTGCCGAAACCATTCGCTGGCTAAAGCGCGAATGCCAAAACAAACACCGGAAGCCGCTCAACTTCAACGTCACCATTTCCAACTTCACCCCCAAACCCCACACGCCCTTCCAGTGGCACTCGGTTTCCACGACCGAGTTCAGCCGCAAGCGATCGCTCCTTCATGACGAATTTCGCACCATTCGCGGCCTCAAGGTCAATTTCACCGATGTGCGTATTTCCGCCATGGAAGACTTTGTCGGCCGGGGCGATCGCCGTCTAGGTGCCGTCGTCCGCCGCGCCTGGGAACTGGGAGCCGGTATGGATGCTTGGTGGGAAAGCCTCGATCGCGCCTTCGAAGCCTGGACAACAGCCATCGACGAAGCCGGACTCAGTTGGAAATATCGCCAAGTTGAACAGGGCGAATGGAATATTTTCGCCGATGAACAGCATCCCAGCGAGCAGGGCTCAACCAACCTAGAAGCCCCTCTGCCCTGGGATCACATCGATACCGGCATTGATAAACAATGGCTGATCGACGACCTGCAACGCGCCCTTGAAGCAGCAACCGTTCCCGATTGTTCATTTGACGGATGTTCCCATTGTGGGGTATGTGGCACCGACTTCGGGCATAATGTAGTAGTTCCCCCACCACCCATTCCAGACTTTGCGGGACATTTTGTCCCCAATACAGCCCGCCAGCAACGGATTCGGCTATGGTTTGGGAAACAGGGAACCATGGCACTGCTCAGTCACTTAGACTTGGTGCGACTCTTTGATCGAGCACTGCGACGGGCGGCGCTGCCTATTTCATTTACCGGTGGGTATCACCCAGGGCCCAGGATTTCACCTGCCAATGCCCTCCCCCTCGGAGCCACAAGCTCTAGTGAGATTGTGGACTTTGAGCTTACCCAGCCCATGCCCGCGGAAGACTTCCAAGCAGCCTTGGCAGCTCAGCTTCCCGCCGACTTACCGATCTACCGAGCCGAAGCAGTCCCCTTAGCGGCTGGTGCAGCCACTCAACTCCTTGAGCAAGCGGAGTATTATGTCTGGGTGAGCGCAGATACAACGGCAGGTCAAGACCCTGACTGGAGTTCCTGGATCAGCGCGGTTTGCTCTGCGTCTGAGCTGACCATGAACCATACCACCAAGTCAGGTAAAACCAAGCTCGTTAATCTACGCGATCGCCTCCACGAGTTGGAGTGGGTATCTCCCCAGTCTGAATCCGTGCCGAATGCGATACCCCAACGGCTCACTGATTCCTCCCTAGCCATTTTGCGCTACCGAGGCAGTTGCCGAAATGATGGCACCCTTCTCCGCCCGGAGCATTTGGTGGTGATGCTCGAACAGGTTGCATCCTGCCCGGTGCATCTTCACCACGCTCACCGCAACCAATTGATCCTGTCAGACGCGTCATCGTCTAACACCAGATCCAACCCTCCCAGCGAGATCTAG
- a CDS encoding SDR family NAD(P)-dependent oxidoreductase: MQTVTILGCGYVGQAIAPVFTQGGYRVTATTTRAERVPELEAIAHQVHVVRGHERERLAQILTDQQTLVLTLGAARADAYADTYLGTAQVLADLLPSLPQLTQVIYTGSYAVYGDRQGAWVDEATAIAPSTDNGKILADTEQILLSIATDQRRVCIFRLGGIYGPGRSLVRIFQRAAGTTRPGTGEDASNWIHLDDIVGAIALAQEQGFQGIYNLVQDSPTTVKQLIDLVCQRHQLPPVTWDASQASTRPYNARVSNQKLKDAGYSFQHATLEAGLVL, translated from the coding sequence ATGCAAACAGTCACCATTCTCGGTTGTGGATACGTCGGGCAAGCGATCGCTCCCGTCTTCACCCAGGGGGGCTACCGAGTTACAGCCACCACCACTCGTGCAGAGCGGGTTCCAGAGCTAGAGGCGATCGCCCACCAGGTTCACGTCGTGCGGGGCCATGAGCGGGAACGCCTTGCTCAGATCCTAACCGATCAACAAACCCTGGTGCTCACCCTGGGAGCAGCGCGCGCCGATGCCTATGCCGACACCTATTTGGGTACCGCCCAAGTGCTCGCCGATCTGCTGCCCAGCTTGCCCCAGCTCACCCAGGTGATCTACACCGGCAGCTACGCGGTCTATGGCGATCGCCAGGGAGCTTGGGTAGACGAAGCCACGGCGATCGCCCCCAGCACCGACAACGGCAAGATTCTGGCCGACACCGAACAGATTCTCCTCTCCATCGCCACAGACCAGCGCCGAGTCTGCATCTTTCGCCTAGGCGGCATCTACGGCCCCGGTCGATCCCTGGTGAGAATTTTTCAGCGGGCAGCAGGCACCACCCGACCCGGCACAGGCGAGGACGCCAGCAACTGGATTCACCTAGACGACATTGTGGGAGCGATCGCCTTGGCCCAGGAGCAGGGTTTCCAAGGCATCTACAATCTTGTGCAGGATTCGCCCACCACCGTCAAGCAGTTGATTGACCTCGTCTGTCAGCGTCACCAACTGCCCCCCGTCACCTGGGATGCCAGTCAAGCCAGCACCCGTCCCTACAATGCTCGGGTGTCTAATCAAAAACTGAAGGATGCTGGCTACAGCTTTCAGCACGCCACATTGGAGGCAGGGCTGGTCTTGTAG
- a CDS encoding Rne/Rng family ribonuclease → MPKQIIIAEQHRTAAVFSEDQIQELIVATGSHQVSDIFLGIVENVLPGIDAAFVNIGDSERNGFIHVSDLGPLKLKRSMGPITDLLVPQQKVLVQVMKEPTGNKGPRLTGNISLPGRYLVLMPFGRGVNLSRRIRNENERNRLRALAILVKPAGMGLLVRTEAEGMDEDAIIEDLELLQRQWENIQQEAMSTRAPSLLNRDDDFIQRVLRDVHSADVNRIVVDSHTGLKRVKQHLTNWSGGKTLQGVMIDHHRDRTSILEYFRVNAAIREALKPRVDLPSGGYIIIEPTEALTVVDVNSGSFTRSSSARETVLWTNYEAAAEIARQLRLRNIAGVIIVDFIDMDSRRDQLQVLEHFNKALRADKARPQIAQLTELGLVELTRKRQGQNIYELFGRTCSTCGGLGHLVQLPGDTEPLTRTIVEVGVGRDYAAPAPDPSSPPQLREGSDRTDDDDDFDADGQDLDLVNHPSYRERNNANNRRRRRRRVVDTPSKGNTRAVTLTPRDTDTAPEVTPLPAKREIKVDRSDRPERNDRPDRSERTPEPRTEQADRSERSEQRNERVERSERSERATESRTDRSRSGRRDKTPPPSPKVVSVEMTLEEQDIYALMGISPLVLSTDTVKDPKNTIISIALPGQENRLGSVDEPIAVEEPGEAIEAASEAASDGVDDEVMDTPEPVSKPSAIADTLILRNTPEPEPEAENDGDANDGDDSSEASDSASSNRRRRRRRSSASSSRRS, encoded by the coding sequence ATGCCAAAGCAGATTATTATTGCGGAGCAGCATCGAACGGCTGCGGTCTTCTCGGAAGACCAGATTCAGGAGTTAATTGTTGCCACAGGAAGCCATCAGGTTAGTGATATTTTCCTAGGCATTGTAGAAAACGTTCTCCCCGGTATTGACGCTGCCTTTGTCAACATCGGCGATTCGGAACGCAACGGATTTATTCATGTCAGTGATTTAGGGCCCTTGAAGCTGAAACGCTCCATGGGGCCGATTACCGATCTGCTTGTACCACAGCAGAAAGTGCTGGTGCAGGTGATGAAAGAGCCCACGGGCAACAAGGGGCCGCGGCTCACCGGTAACATCAGCCTACCGGGGCGCTACTTGGTGCTCATGCCCTTTGGGCGTGGGGTCAACCTTTCCCGCCGCATTCGCAACGAAAATGAGCGCAATCGCCTGCGGGCCCTGGCGATTTTGGTCAAGCCTGCGGGCATGGGGCTGCTGGTGCGCACGGAAGCGGAAGGCATGGATGAGGATGCCATCATTGAAGACCTAGAACTGCTGCAGCGCCAGTGGGAGAACATTCAGCAAGAGGCCATGTCTACCCGCGCCCCCAGCTTGCTCAACCGGGATGATGATTTCATCCAGCGGGTTTTGCGAGATGTGCATAGCGCTGATGTGAACCGGATTGTGGTGGATTCCCACACGGGGCTGAAGCGGGTCAAGCAGCATTTGACCAACTGGAGCGGCGGTAAAACTCTGCAAGGGGTGATGATCGATCACCACCGCGATCGCACCTCCATTTTGGAATATTTCCGAGTCAATGCGGCCATCCGAGAAGCTCTAAAACCTCGGGTTGACCTGCCGTCTGGGGGATATATCATCATCGAGCCCACCGAAGCCTTAACGGTTGTTGACGTTAACTCGGGCTCCTTCACGCGATCGTCTAGCGCCCGGGAAACGGTTCTGTGGACGAACTACGAGGCTGCGGCGGAAATTGCTCGGCAGCTACGCCTGCGCAACATCGCTGGCGTGATCATTGTAGATTTCATCGACATGGATTCTCGTCGCGATCAGCTTCAGGTACTAGAGCATTTCAACAAGGCGCTGAGAGCGGATAAAGCTCGCCCGCAAATTGCTCAGTTAACCGAGCTAGGGCTGGTGGAACTCACCCGTAAGCGCCAAGGGCAAAATATCTACGAGCTGTTTGGGCGTACCTGTTCTACCTGTGGTGGCCTAGGTCATCTGGTGCAGTTGCCGGGGGATACGGAACCCCTGACCCGCACGATCGTGGAAGTTGGGGTTGGGCGAGACTATGCAGCCCCCGCTCCCGATCCATCTTCTCCGCCTCAACTGCGAGAGGGCAGCGATCGCACCGACGACGATGATGATTTTGATGCAGATGGTCAAGATCTCGACTTGGTGAACCATCCCAGCTACCGCGAACGCAACAACGCCAATAACCGCCGTCGCCGTCGCCGCCGAGTAGTTGATACCCCCAGCAAAGGCAATACCAGGGCAGTCACCCTAACCCCGCGGGATACAGACACCGCTCCAGAGGTGACGCCGCTACCTGCCAAGCGAGAGATCAAGGTTGACCGCAGCGATCGCCCAGAACGAAACGATCGCCCAGACCGCAGCGAGCGTACGCCAGAGCCTCGTACAGAGCAGGCCGACCGCAGCGAGCGATCGGAGCAGCGCAATGAGCGGGTCGAACGTTCAGAGCGCAGCGAGCGCGCCACGGAATCCCGCACTGACCGCAGTCGATCGGGGCGGCGAGACAAAACGCCACCGCCCTCCCCCAAGGTCGTCTCCGTGGAAATGACCCTGGAAGAGCAGGATATCTACGCCTTAATGGGCATCTCGCCACTGGTGTTGAGCACTGACACGGTCAAGGATCCTAAGAACACCATCATTAGCATCGCCCTACCCGGCCAAGAAAACCGCCTGGGCAGCGTTGATGAGCCGATTGCGGTGGAAGAGCCTGGTGAGGCAATCGAAGCAGCGAGCGAAGCAGCGTCAGATGGCGTAGATGACGAGGTTATGGATACACCAGAACCCGTCAGTAAACCTTCTGCGATCGCAGATACGCTGATACTCCGCAACACGCCGGAACCTGAGCCGGAGGCAGAAAACGACGGTGACGCCAACGATGGCGACGACTCATCGGAAGCATCCGATAGCGCCTCCAGCAATCGTCGTAGACGGCGGCGGCGCTCATCTGCCAGCAGTTCGCGGCGGTCTTAG
- a CDS encoding GspE/PulE family protein yields MPKTTSNRSSAWQKLRHGDLTCEQALQLLVDDQGMVNLSLLDTEVSYRFLREFPNPSALPPVMPLLLWRNCYYLGSPIDLPPETIQQLSDRTFTNVKIIAIADRSYRAWYHSQNFDQSVISSDPLINPLTGEVETENIGEVTELYLSKAADQISRIKTIISGALRNRASDIHLEPVAEGLRVRYRIDGILRDITTLPPDISRRAIVALKVMSDMDIAESRRPQDARIGERYAAGSDLNLGLDMRVSTLPCVGGEKAVIRLLPNENPFTCIEELGFTPQTLTTYQNWLQQPQGMVIFTGPTGSGKTSTLYTSLQTVATEHVNVVTVEDPVEYVLHRITQTQVHEAAGMTFAAGLRAILRQDPDIIMVGEIRDHETAETAVRAALTGHLVFTTLHTNDAASAIPRLKDIGPDPGLISDALLGIVAQRLVRRVCPHCSAPHTPSDEELAMLGLTRSQINPKTWRKGRGCARCFQSGYAGREAIIELIDMDDTLRQIIYEGTMTELNRYLQETRFCSFYDAAIAKITAGATTVEEVMRVLPRSALQRYRPKPLAGGARRHSQRQEQPSVP; encoded by the coding sequence ATGCCTAAGACGACGTCTAACCGTTCATCGGCTTGGCAGAAACTCCGCCATGGAGACCTCACCTGTGAACAGGCGCTACAGCTCTTGGTCGATGACCAGGGCATGGTGAACCTCAGCCTGCTCGACACAGAAGTTAGCTATCGTTTTTTGCGGGAATTTCCTAACCCCAGCGCCCTACCGCCGGTGATGCCGCTACTGCTATGGCGCAATTGCTACTACCTAGGCAGCCCCATTGATCTGCCGCCCGAAACGATTCAACAGTTAAGCGATCGCACCTTTACCAACGTCAAGATCATTGCGATCGCCGATCGCAGCTATCGTGCCTGGTACCACAGCCAAAACTTTGATCAATCGGTGATTAGTTCCGATCCGCTGATCAATCCCCTGACGGGCGAAGTGGAAACCGAGAACATTGGCGAAGTCACGGAGCTGTATTTATCCAAAGCCGCCGATCAAATCAGCCGCATTAAAACCATCATTTCTGGGGCCCTGCGCAATCGGGCTAGCGACATTCACCTAGAGCCCGTGGCGGAAGGGCTGCGGGTGCGCTACCGCATTGACGGCATCCTGCGGGATATTACCACCTTGCCCCCAGACATCAGCCGACGGGCGATTGTGGCCCTCAAGGTCATGTCAGATATGGACATTGCTGAAAGCCGCCGCCCCCAAGATGCTCGCATCGGTGAGCGCTATGCCGCCGGCAGTGACCTCAACCTCGGTCTAGATATGCGGGTCAGCACCCTGCCCTGCGTGGGCGGAGAAAAGGCCGTGATCCGACTATTGCCCAATGAAAATCCCTTCACCTGCATTGAAGAACTGGGCTTCACGCCCCAAACCCTCACCACCTACCAAAACTGGCTACAGCAACCCCAGGGCATGGTGATTTTCACTGGCCCCACCGGCTCTGGCAAAACCAGCACCCTCTACACCAGCCTGCAAACCGTCGCCACCGAGCATGTCAACGTGGTGACCGTGGAAGATCCGGTGGAATATGTACTGCACCGGATTACCCAAACCCAGGTGCATGAAGCAGCCGGCATGACCTTTGCGGCGGGTCTTCGAGCCATTTTGCGTCAGGATCCAGACATCATCATGGTGGGCGAAATTCGTGACCATGAAACGGCCGAAACGGCGGTACGCGCAGCTCTGACGGGACACCTAGTCTTTACCACCCTCCATACCAACGACGCTGCCAGCGCCATCCCTCGCCTGAAAGATATTGGCCCCGACCCCGGATTGATTAGCGATGCTCTCCTAGGCATTGTGGCCCAGCGCTTGGTGCGGCGGGTTTGCCCCCATTGTTCTGCCCCGCACACGCCCTCCGATGAGGAGTTGGCCATGCTGGGTCTGACGCGATCGCAGATTAATCCTAAAACCTGGCGCAAAGGTCGCGGCTGTGCTCGATGTTTCCAGTCGGGCTATGCCGGGCGGGAAGCCATTATTGAACTGATTGACATGGACGATACCCTGCGGCAGATCATTTATGAAGGCACGATGACCGAGCTGAATCGCTACCTGCAAGAAACTCGATTTTGCTCGTTCTACGATGCCGCGATCGCTAAGATTACTGCCGGGGCAACCACCGTGGAAGAAGTCATGCGGGTTCTGCCTCGCAGTGCGCTGCAGCGCTATCGCCCTAAACCCCTAGCAGGCGGTGCCCGACGCCATAGTCAACGCCAAGAGCAACCCTCCGTTCCTTAG